The DNA segment CGCTGAGCTTCGTCGCGTACTCGACGCCGGTGTACTTCCTGGGACTGATCCTGGTACTGGTCTTCACCCAGACCCTGCGGTGGTTTCCCTCGCAGGCTCCCCAAGGGGACACGGTGGCCCAGGTGTTCGCCGATCCGGCGGCGCTGGTGCTGCCGGTCGTGACCGGGGCCGCGTCCATGGTGGCCGTGTTCAGCCGGTACATGCGGGCGGCGACGCTGGAGAACCTGTCCGAGGACTATGTGCGGACGGCTCGCGCCGGGGGTGCGGGGCAGTACGCGGTTCTGTTCCGGCATGTGTTCCGCAACTCTCTGACTCCGGTGATCGCGATGCTCGGGTACTACGTGCCGGTGCTGTTCGGTGGGGCGCTGGTGGTCGAGCAGCTCTTCAACTATCCGGGGATGGGGCTGTTGTTCTGGAGTGCTGCCCAGTCGTCCGACTATCCGGTGTTGTTGGGGTGCGTGCTCGTTATCTCCGTCGCGACGGTTGTGGGGACGTTGTTGGC comes from the Streptomyces sp. NBC_00443 genome and includes:
- a CDS encoding ABC transporter permease — translated: MDTLLYLSRRLLQALAVILIVTIVVFCLLHTLPGGPARGILGPQATAQQIAAFNHEQGLDRSLPVQYVYYLRELAQGDLGTSYTLNEAVSRLIEQRLPKTLVLTVLSAMVGLLLAIPLGMWQAVRRNKPADYVITTLSFVAYSTPVYFLGLILVLVFTQTLRWFPSQAPQGDTVAQVFADPAALVLPVVTGAASMVAVFSRYMRAATLENLSEDYVRTARAGGAGQYAVLFRHVFRNSLTPVIAMLGYYVPVLFGGALVVEQLFNYPGMGLLFWSAAQSSDYPVLLGCVLVISVATVVGTLLADVVQRVVDPRVKEMQA